The genomic interval TCTTTACTTTAGATTAGGGGAAAAACTACTTTAATGAGTATTAAATGGtaaaaatgcatttatttcaCATCTTTGGAATGATCTTATGAATCATTATGTACTATAAAAGTTGTTTATAATTATGTGAATTACCAGTTTACTTATCAGATTAATTACATAAATTATGAATAAACAATTTACTTATATATTATTTAGTGTGATACCCACTCTTTTATATTCATTCAGAGTAAACAGCATCTGAGAGAGCTGCTCTggtgtgacccctgacctggcagcagtgatgtagtggtatTGTTCATACTGTCACGGCTCCTCCTCTGCAGTGCAGGagcggttcctcctgcaggcagaggagggtcgttagtgattggagtcTGTGGCAAAAACCAAAAGAGATCGGACCCCTCCCCTAGTAACCGGCCCAGATCCAGAGCCACATCTATGGGCTCTAGGACTAACTATTGACTGGGGAGTGCAGGAAGAAACTGCCACAACGGAAAGTGACCAGCAAGGAGAGCCAAACGAACAGGCTCTGAAAGAACTGGAAATAAAACAAGAACCAACCTGAGGAGGAGTGGTATAAACAGCTCTACCAAACCAACGCCCCAACGGAAGAAGACTTATGGACGTCAGTACTGAGAGACTTAACAATCGACTGAGTCCTACATAATTCTGAGTATACTGCAAGAGAAGCGCAATGAGATAAACTGAATTGAACTCCCAAGCGCCCCCCACCCCAAACTGGGTCTCTAAGAGAGTATAAAAGGAGAGATCAGTACCTAATGTACGATCCTCATACCATTATGGTTTGAACATCATAGAGAATCATCTGGTAAGGTAAATTACTTTTTACTATACTCTGTTTGTATTGACTATTTTTGACATCAAGGCACGAGCACAGTTTTGACTGGTAATCTTAAGAATTGTGTTGTGCACTGGAAGCTCACACCACTTATAAGAGTAAGAGGACAAGGTTGTGTGAGAGAGAACTTCACCCCTCAACAGAGCGAGGCCTAGAGAACTCTTGGGAGCACCGGTTCCATCTTTGGTGTACCAGGGACAATTGCAGTTTGGCAAGATTGAAAAAGCCCAGGAAGCCGTAAGCCTCGTAGTAGCCAAGGGTCAACAAAAAAAAGTCCATATCTAAGCAGTGCAGTAAAAAGTGTAACCTAGGAAATTTGGAATAAAGAGATTTAAATATTATAGACAGCAGAGGCTGCTAATATTACTCTTATAAAGATCAGTTTCGGGAAGGACCAAGGGAATAGAGCTTTAAGGTAAATATATGGTTATTTGCTTTGATTAAGAGTTTGTAGAAAGTGTTTAAGCTGATTATATTTGCAATATTATCTGGCATAGTATAGTGCATTAAGGATTGATTGAGCATTATTGTTGTATTGAGAAACTGTATAACCATTGACTTGTGATAACGtgtataagacaaaaaaacagagtgACTTAATAAAAGCTTGAAACTTTGACAACTAGGCCAGATTAACGATCTGGAGAGCAAACGCCTTTGACACTCTCACTGAACAGAAAGTGACCCTGGTTATAGGTTAAAGTGATTGCACTAAAGAATATTTCATTGTGTGGACAATAATATATTTTTAGTAGAGTCAAAACATATACCAATACTAGTTTCCGAGTGACTACTAGCTGACGAGCATAATAACTAACAGAAGATTAGTTATTAGGTATTGATATAAAAGAGAAAAAGACTCAAGGTAAGGGAGTATAGGAAGAATCTATAAACTTAGAATGCTAAGAAAGAGTACATTTATCCAAGGCCCCATACTAGGGAAATAAAGGGAGTGACAACGTGAACGAAGGAACAAACAAAACTCACGTGAAGGGCCATTACGAATAAATAGAAGGGTTGGTAGGGCCGCACGGCTAGGCCCTTGTTACACCGAAGTGACTAAAATCCTAAAGTACTCTGCCCAGCCAGAGGACGGGATAGATGCTTTTGCTGCAGGCGAAGTCAGCACCGTGACAAGTCACCTGGGCTCAGGGTATTTAAACTGCTTTactaatcactctctctctctctctgctcctccaggtatgatcctgttttgtttgttcctttgtagttttcactcagtcacacacacagattcacgcatccctgcactttacatacacctcacattaagatactttcacacctcattcctttttctttgtttatagttaatagttttgtttacaataaagaacctttttgattggctTATACCTGTTCGTGTCCCCTCATTTTTGCAacaggctatgagccggcctgtgacaATACCCAGTATGCTGAGGTTGAAGTGTCTGCTGTGGTCTCCTGCACTGTTGTGTTGAATAattcatgtatatactgtagtagttATTTATAAATGTGAGAATACCTAGCTGAATAACATTATACCAAAGGGGGCTTAATATTAAAAGGTGAACAGACTGTAAATTCCTTACAAATGGTTTATTACTGAAtgttattataaagtgttacccatAATTGCATGTCCTTACATTTTACCATCAACTACTTACACATTACAGCATTTATTTAGACCTGGACGTTATCTGATATCATGCAGAATTGTACATTTGAACTTTACTACACTTGATGAAGACGTTGTGTCACAATTGAGCCACTAGAGGGAGATGCTAAACAACATATAGAATGAGTCATGACGTCCTCAGAATGTGCTATTAAAATACTTACATACTATTTATCATTAACATGGAACAACCACAGCCTTAGGTATTTGGAGTACACAATCCACAATGACTACAATGTCTTTTATAAAACAAGCTTATGCATTCTTATAATTTCTCCAAGTCATTCCATTCCAATCCAGGCAAATCATTCTGTATCAACACCacatgtacctatgatgacaacaGTGAGATGAGTCATGTCGGTGTATTGTTACATGAAATAATTACAACATTTGTAGAACAAAACTATATCAAACCGATGTTTCCCGAACTAGGGAATCATATAATTGGATCAATGACGTCTTATCTTCAAAGTTAATATAAGTTTAGCTGTCACTTTAAACCATGGATAAAAGAAAGCATAAATTATTGGATTAATTAAGGAATTAACAAATGCCAGATAACTAGTGAAATATGATATTAAATGATCACCTATAACAGAAAAAACAAAGTAAATAAATAGAGATGGAATCCAAGAAAGGAGATAGGTGAAAACAACAATAGCTAGAGTTTTTGCTGCTTTTCTCTCAGACTTATTTGCCTGTACAGTTTGAACACCAGACTCACTGGCAGCCTCTTTTGAAAATACCTTTCTGGCCTGTGATCTGGCCACTACAAAGATGTTCAAATACAGTGTTATAATAATAGAGCAAGGGACAACCATTATAAATACAATGTACATTATATTAACCCATGTTATTCCTTCAACAATAACACATTCTGTCAAACACCTACTGGGTGTCTGTACATTTACAAAGTTTTGTATAATAACAGCATCGTATATGATACAACAACACCAGGTGATGGATATACAACAGATAGTtcctgttattgttattttagagTGGTACAATAAGGGATCACACACAGCAACATAGCGGTCAATAGATATCAAGACCAAATTGCCAAGCGATAAAGAAGTACATAAAAAAGTAATGTAGAtctgaaacacacagaaatattccCCAAAACCCCAGCATGGTTCCATTATTGCTACAGTCAGTACTGGTATCACAATCAGTCCCACCAGGAGAtctgacacagccagagagaggatgagcaggTTGGTTGTAGTGTGGAGCTGCttgaagtgagagatggagatgatcaCCATTAGGTTCAAAAATACTGTAAATGCTGAAATCAATGAGAAGAAGATGTACAGTGTTATGTAGATAGATGTCGATAGAAAAGCCTTTCTGCAAGAAGAGTTTCCGTCTTGAAAACAATATTGAACATCTTTGATTCACCAGGACCGTTGGTTagtgggagtaggcgtgacaGTGTTAACATAATACGAACACAACACAGGATGTTTAAGGAAATATATCTAACATTTAATCCACAAATACCTCTTATAACTAcccctcccggatccgggagaattgtcatcaactgacactaattagcataacgcaacggacaaaaaatattactagaaaatattcatattcaagaaatcacaagtgaaatatagtgaaacacagcttagccttttgttaatcaccctgtcatctcagattttgaaattatgctttacagcaaaagcaagacaagcatttgtgtaagtttatcgatagcctagcatagcattatgtccagctagcagtaggcaacttggtcacgaaaatcagaaaagcaatcaaatgaaattgtttacctttgatgagcttcggatgttttcactcacgagactcccagttagacagcaaatgttcattttgtcccataaagattatttttatagccaaaatacctccttttgttcttcactttggttgagaaatccaccggaatctgcggtcatgacaacgccgaaaaatattccaaattagatccataatatcgacagaaacatggcaaacgttttttataatcaatcctcaaggtatttttcaaatatctattcgataatatatcataatgtttaatcaaacacaacagaacactggaacaaaacaaataacgtgaataaacgaaacagtcccgtgtggcgacaaacactgacacggaagacaaacacccacgaaacccaggtgaaaaaaggctacctaagaatgattctcaatcagagacaactaacgacacctgcctctgattgcgaaccatactaggccgaacacagaaaccaacatagaaaaagaaaCATAGACTGAAACATAGAATATAGCATGGGTGATGTTTTGGTCTCTCAAAGGCTATTTTACATTTTAAACAGTGTAAGACAAACTATTTTGGGCGATGTCAGAGCTCAGTTTGGACTATAATCCAAAACCTCAGGACACATGATGGCACGCCTCATGTCAGCTTGTCAGTGTATAGGAAAGTTGACAGTAGGGAAGTTGATGAGATAGCATAAGTTTATTGGGTACATGCTAATAGCAAATGCAATCAAAATAGTGGCATTCCATAGGAACATTCCATAGACTATAAAAATGTTGATATGAACTGAATTATTAATAAATCCTGTGTCTGAGCTGCTGAaatgcgactccactttgtctctctaCTGACATTTAGCCtgtttgtgtcacaccctgatctgtttcacctgtctttgtgattgtgtccacccccctccaggtgtcaccatTCTTCCTCatcatcccctgtgtatttatacctgtgttttctgtctgtctgtgccagttcattttggattagtaaatagtttattcatcATGTATTTATAATAACTCCCATATTTATTTGTGTAAGTTATTTATTCACACATTTATAAACAACTTTTATAGTATGTAATAATCATTTATATGATCATTCATCAGATGTTTAATAAATATCTTTATAAACCGTTACCTGATTATTAGTAAAGTAGTTTTCCAGTCCCTAATCTAAAGTGAGGACTATTCATACTTTCTTAATACTTTATAAATGTGTTGTACAGTGACCAGTGTAATaaatgctttcactgtaaagcatatgGTAAACAATGAAAAAATatatggagcaaagtacagagacatccttgatgaaaacctgctccagagcactcgggacctcagacggggtcaaaggttcaccttccaacagaataACGACCCTAAtcccacagccaagacaatgcaggagtttcttctggacaagtctctgaatgtgcttgaacggcccagccagagcccggactagaACCTGATCGAACGTCtgtggagagaactgaaaaaagctgtgcagtgatgctgcCCATTCtacctgacagtgcttgagagtATCTGCGAAAAGAATGGTAGAAATTCCGCAAATgaaggtgtgccaagtttgtagcgtcaaaCCCTGTATTCACTGGCAAAGAAGCTTCATCAAGGTACTGAGTAACGGGTCTGATTACATagggttctccagagggtggtgtagtCTGCCAAACACATCACCGAGGGcaccctgcctgccctccaggaaacctacagtacccgatgccacaggaaggccaaaaagataatcaaggacatcagccacctgagccacggaATGTTccccccgttatcatccagagggcgaggtcagtacaggtgcatcaaagctgggaccgagagaccaaaaaacagcttctatctcaaagccatcagactgttaaatacccATCACAAGGCGACTACCACTAtgttactcaaccctgcatctTAGAGGACGCTAGCCTGTGTACATAgtcatggaatcactggtcactttaataatggaacactagtcactttaataatgtttacatactgctttactcatctcatatgtaaatactgtattctactgtattttttgTCAAAACCACTCAGACATTGCTTGTCCaagtatttatatatttcttaattccattatttaactttcatatgtgtgtgtattgttgtgaattgttagatacttcagcactgttggagctaggaacaaaagcatttcactacacctgcaattacatctgctaaacatctgtatgtgaccaataaaatatgattttgatttgatttggtggtgtATTAAAGGTAGTAACCCTTTAAATGTAATGTTCAGTTAAATGATGCATTTATATATTGGTTCCCTTCGTCTGTAAGAAGTCTTTAAACTGCTCTTAGTCtgtgccactctgacattgctcatccatattttCAAATATTCTCAATTCCAGtgctttacttagatttgtgtgtattaggtatttgttgttaaattgttagatattacttgttagatataactgcactgtcagaactagatgcataagcatttcgcaacactcgcaataacatctgctgaacacttgtttttaaccaataaaattgtattttatttgatactAATGAGTGCAATCAGTcacgttgtcacgttctgaccatagttcttgtgtgttttccttgttttagtgttggtcaggacgtgagctgggtgggcattctatgttgtttgtctggtttgtctatttctatgtttggcctgatatggttctcaatcagaggcaggtgttagtcattgtctctgattgggaaccatatttaggtagcctgttttgtgttgggttttgtgggtggttgtttcctgtctttgtgttttatgcaccagttaggactgtttcggttttcacttttAGTGTTTTGTATCCTGTTCATGTTTGAGTTACCTTATTAAATTAACATGAACTGTAACCATACTGCGTTTTGGTcggcctctccttcccaggaagaaagccgttacacactTCCTAGAAACAAGAATGCGATTATTTTCAGACAAACATATTACTTCCATCAGCACGCTATTACAACAGTGTGACTGTTTTTAAATAAAATTATCAATATATTTCGTTTAACAtcctctgtgttgtgtgcttATTGTTTAATCATTGATATGTTCTAGGTCATTTTGAGACCTTAAGGAGCATCAGGTACTGCTGGAATATCTACCAATAACATGTCCATCTTTATGTGATAAATTACACTGGTCACTGTTCAGAACATTTATAAAGTAGTAAGAAAGTATGAATAGTCTTCACTTTAGATTAGGGACTGGAAACTACTTTACTAATGATTAGTACATGGTTTATAAGAACATGTATTAAACAACTGATTTATTATCTCCTGAATCAGTATTACATAATATAAAAGTTGTTTAAAAATGTGTGAATACTAGCTTACAAAAATAAATATGGGAGTATTGATAAATTAATTATGAATAAACTATATACTAATCCATTAGAAACTATTTAGTGTGTTAACCAATATCTATAAATGTGAGAATACCTAGCTAAGTAACAT from Oncorhynchus tshawytscha isolate Ot180627B unplaced genomic scaffold, Otsh_v2.0 Un_contig_650_pilon_pilon, whole genome shotgun sequence carries:
- the LOC121844294 gene encoding trace amine-associated receptor 6-like gives rise to the protein MDEQYVQYCFQDGNSSCRKAFLSTSIYITLYIFFSLISAFTVFLNLMVIISISHFKQLHTTTNLLILSLAVSDLLVGLIVIPVLTVAIMEPCWGFGEYFCVFQIYITFLCTSLSLGNLVLISIDRYVAVCDPLLYHSKITITGTICCISITWCCCIIYDAVIIQNFVNVQTPSRCLTECVIVEGITWVNIMYIVFIMVVPCSIIITLYLNIFVVARSQARKVFSKEAASESGVQTVQANKSERKAAKTLAIVVFTYLLSWIPSLFIYFVFSVIGDHLISYFTSYLAFVNSLINPIIYAFFYPWFKVTAKLILTLKIRRH